A DNA window from Carassius gibelio isolate Cgi1373 ecotype wild population from Czech Republic chromosome A6, carGib1.2-hapl.c, whole genome shotgun sequence contains the following coding sequences:
- the LOC128015324 gene encoding transcription activator BRG1 isoform X1 has protein sequence MSTPEPSLGGTPCPGPSPGPGPSPGAVLGSGLSPGSSHSMMGPSPGPATSTGLSFPPQASVGYSQESLHQMHKPVEENLPEDARFSQMKVVPMRAGHSGMTRPGSPMDQHSQGYPSPLGSSEHVSSPVSASGPPSGPLLSTSGSSSASLDGVDGQTLSQQNRPGSQSVAPGSSGSSAPTPFNQSQLHQLRAQIMAYKMLARGQPLPEHLQMAVQGKRPMPGMPQGPSPAGGASAGFSRGHGLVGPNMPPPGPSGVPAGVQGQNHNGPPKPWPEGPLVNAATPSNAPQKLMPPQPTGRPSPAPPSVPPAASPVMPPQTQSPGHLAHPSQPTTMVPLHQKQNRITPVQKPCGLDPVEILQEREYRLEARITHRIQELENLPGSLAGDLRTKATIELKALRLLNFQRQLRQEVVVCMRRDTALETSLDSKGYKRNKRQSLREARITEKLEKQQKIEQERKRRQKHQEYLNSILQHAKDFKEYHRSITAKIQKLTKAVATYHANTEREQKKENERIEKERMRRLMAEDEEGYRKLIDQKKDKRLAYLLQQTDEYVANLTELVRAHKAVQALKEKKKKKRKKKKLENAEGQSGALGPDGEPLDETSQMSDLPVKVIHVDSGKILTGVDAPKAGQLDTWLEMNPGYEVAPRSDSEDSGSEEDEEEDEEAPQLMQSQTPAEEKKKIPDPDSEDVSEVDARHIIEHAKQDVDDEYGSAVFARGLQSYYAVAHAVTERVDKQSSLLINGQLKQYQIKGLEWLVSLYNNNLNGILADEMGLGKTIQTIALITYLMENKRLNGPYLIIVPLSTLSNWVYEFDKWAPSVVKVSYKGSPAARRAFVPQLRSGKFNVLITTYEYIIKDKHVLAKIRWKYMIVDEGHRMKNHHCKLTQVLNTHYLAPRRVLLTGTPLQNKLPELWALLNFLLPTIFKSCSTFEQWFNAPFAMTGEKVDLNEEETILIIRRLHKVLRPFLLRRLKKEVEAQLPEKVEYVIKCDMSALQRVLYRHMQAKGVLLTDGSEKDKKGKGGTKTLMNTIMQLRKICNHPYMFQQIEESFSEHLGFSGGIVQGPDLYRASGKFEVLDRILPKLRASNHKVLLFCQMTSLMTIMEDYFAYRSFKYLRLDGTTKAEDRGMLLKTFNDPASQYFIFLLSTRAGGLGLNLQSADTVIIFDSDWNPHQDLQAQDRAHRIGQQNEVRVLRLCTVNSVEEKILAAAKYKLNVDQKVIQAGMFDQKSSSHERRAFLQAILEHEEQDEGDEMLKKQDRNTGQEEDEVPDDETVNQMIARSEDEFDQFMRMDLDRRREEARNPKRKPRLMEEDELPTWIMKDDAEVERLTCEEEEEKMFGRGSRQRKEVDYSDSLTEKQWLKAIEDGTLEEIEEEVRHKKTTRKRRRDRDPDAIPSTSGARGGRERDDDSKRQKKRGRPPSEKLSPNPPSLTKKMKKIVDAVIKYKENNGRQLSEVFIQLPSRKELPEYYELIRKPVDFRKIKERIRSHRYRSLSDLERDVMLLCQNAQTFNLEGSLIYEDSIVLQSVFTSLRQKIEREEESDGEESEEDEEDEGSDSETRSMKVKIKLSRKDRSAERGRGRRRTARTRAKPVVSDDDTDEDQEEDRSNSVSEEEQG, from the exons ATGTCCACCCCGGAGCCCTCGTTAGGAGGCACACCCTGTCCGGGGCCCTCGCCTGGTCCAGGTCCGTCTCCAGGGGCCGTGCTGGGGTCCGGACTGTCCCCTGGATCCTCACACAGCATGATGGGCCCCAGTCCTGGACCAGCCACTTCCACAGGACTCTCCTTTCCTCCGCAAGCGTCTGTGGGATACAGCCAGGAGAGTCTGCACCAGATGCACAAG CCAGTGGAGGAGAACCTTCCAGAAGACGCTCGCTTCAGTCAGATGAAGGTGGTTCCGATGAGGGCCGGTCACAGTGGGATGACCCGTCCAGGGAGCCCGATGGACCAGCACTCGCAAG GATACCCGTCTCCGCTGGGCTCTTCAGAGCACGTGTCCAGTCCTGTGTCCGCCAGCGGGCCTCCGTCAGGTCCTCTCCTGTCCACCTCTGGCTCCAGCTCTGCCTCGCTGGACGGTGTGGACGGCCAGACCCTCTCGCAGCAGAACCGTCCGGGAAGCCAAAGTGTGGCCCCGGGCTCCAGCGGCTCCTCCGCTCCGACACCCTTCAACCAGAGCCAGCTGCACCAGCTGCGAGCGCAGATCATGGCCTATAAGATGCTGGCGCGCGGGCAGCCGCTCCCAGAACACCTGCAGATGGCGGTGCAGGGCAAGCGTCCCATGCCAGGGATGCCCCAGGGTCCGTCTCCAGCCGGAGGAGCGAGCGCCGGCTTCAGCCGAGGACATG GGTTAGTGGGACCCAACATGCCTCCTCCTGGACCTTCTGGAGTCCCAGCTGGTGTTCAGGGCCAGAACCACAACGGGCCCCCGAAACCATGGCCTGAAG GTCCTCTGGTCAATGCAGCGACTCCCTCGAACGCTCCTCAGAAGCTGATGCCGCCGCAGCCCACTGGACGTCCCTCTCCCGCGCCACCGTCTGTGCCGCCCGCTGCGTCTCCGGTCATGCCACCACAGACCCAGTCTCCAGGACACCTGGCCCATCCGTCTCAACCCACCACCATGGTGCCGCTGCACCAGAAGCAGAACCGCATCACACCGGTTCAGAAGCCCTGCGGTCTGGATCCGGTGGAGATCCTGCAGGAGAGAGAGTACCG ACTGGAAGCTCGTATCACTCACCGTATTCAGGAGCTGGAGAATCTTCCAGGGTCTCTGGCTGGAGATCTGCGCACCAAAGCCACGATTGAGCTCAAAGCACTCCGACTGCTCAACTTCCAGAGACAG CTGCGTCAGGAGGTGGTGGTTTGCATGAGACGCGACACGGCCTTAGAAACCTCCCTGGACTCAAAGGGCTACAAGCGCAACAAGAGACAGTCCTTACGTGAGGCGCGAATCACAGAGAAACTAGAGAAACAGCAGAAGATCGAACAGGAACGCAAACGCAGGCAGAAACACCAG GAATATCTCAACAGCATCCTGCAGCACGCCAAAGACTTCAAGGAGTACCATCGGTCCATCACCGCAAAGATACAGAAACTGACCAAAGCTGTGGCCACATACCACGCCAACACTGAGCGCGAGCAGAAGAAAGAGAACGAGCGCATCGAGAAAGAGCGAATGAGACGCCtgatg gCTGAGGATGAGGAGGGTTACAGGAAGCTGATTGACCAGAAGAAGGACAAGCGTCTGGCGTATCTGCTGCAGCAGACGGATGAGTACGTGGCTAATCTGACGGAGCTGGTCCGCGCTCATAAAGCTGTGCAGGccctgaaagagaagaagaagaagaagaggaagaagaagaagctggagAACGCAGAGGGCCAGTCGGGGGCCCTGGGACCCGATGGAGAG CCTCTGGATGAGACGAGTCAGATGAGTGATCTTCCAGTGAAGGTGATCCACGTGGACAGTGGGAAGATTCTGACTGGAGTGGACGCTCCTAAAGCTGGACAGCTGGACACGTGGCTGGAGATGAACCCTGG ttACGAGGTCGCTCCGCGGTCAGACAGCGAGGATTCTGGGTCGGAGGAGGATGAG gaagaggatgaggaagcTCCTCAGCTGATGCAGTCACAAACTCCTgcagaagagaagaagaagattcCTGACCCGGACAGTGAGGACGTCTCTGAAGTGGACGCCCGTCACATTATAGA GCATGCTAAACAGGATGTGGATGATGAGTACGGCAGCGCAGTGTTTGCTCGTGGGTTACAGTCTTATTACGCCGTGGCTCATGCGGTCACTGAGCGGGTGGACAAACAGTCGTCTTTGCTAATCAACGGTCAACTCAAGCAATACCAG ATCAAGGGTCTGGAGTGGCTGGTGTCTCTCTATAACAACAATCTGAACGGGATCCTGGCGGATGAGATGGGTTTGGGCAAAACCATCCAAACCATCGCGCTCATCACGTACCTGATGGAGAACAAGCGTCTGAACGGACCCTACCTCATCATCGTGCCGCTCTC GACTCTGTCCAACTGGGTCTATGAGTTTGATAAGTGGGCGCCGTCTGTCGTCAAAGTCTCCTACAAG GGATCTCCTGCTGCTAGAAGAGCCTTCGTCCCACAGCTGCGCAGCGGCAAGTTCAACGTGCTGATCACCACGTACGAATACATCATCAAAGACAAGCATGTGCTGGCCAAG ATTCGCTGGAAGTACATGATCGTGGACGAAGGCCATCGCATGAAGAACCATCACTGTAAGCTGACGCAGGTGCTGAACACACATTACCTGGCGCCGCGGCGCGTGCTGCTGACCGGGACACCGCTGCAGAACAAGCTGCCCGAGCTCTGGGCGCTGCTCAACTTCCTGCTGCCCACCATCTTCAAGAGCTGCAGCACGTTTGAGCAGTGGTTCAACGCACCCTTCGCCATGACCGGAGAGAAG GTGGATCTGAATGAGGAGGAGACCATCCTGATCATCCGTCGTCTGCACAAGGTGCTCCGCCCCTTCCTGTTACGCCGGCTGAAGAAGGAAGTGGAAGCGCAGCTGCCTGAGAAG GTGGAGTACGTGATCAAGTGTGACATGTCTGCGCTGCAGAGGGTCCTGTACAGACACATGCAGGCCAAAGGAGTGCTGCTGACCGACGGCTCCGAGAAGGAcaagaag ggtaaAGGCGGCACTAAGACTCTGATGAACACCATCATGCAGCTGAGGAAGATCTGTAATCATCCGTACATGTTCCAGCAGATCGAG GAGTCGTTTTCTGAGCATCTGGGTTTCTCAGGAGGAATCGTTCAGGG GCCTGATTTATACCGCGCCTCGGGGAAGTTTGAGGTGCTGGATCGTATTTTGCCTAAATTACGAGCGTCCAATCACAAAGTACTGCTCTTCTGCCAAATGACGTCTCTGATGACCATAATGGAGGATTATTTCGcttaccgcagctttaaataccTGCGTCTGGACG gcACCACTAAAGCAGAGGATCGTGGGATGTTGCTGAAGACCTTCAATGATCCGGCCTCTCAGTACTTTATATTCCTGCTGAGCACCAGAGCCGGAGGACTGGGCCTGAACCTGCAGAGCGCAGACACCGTCATCATATTTGACAGCGACTGGAACCCTCATCAG GACCTCCAGGCGCAGGATCGAGCGCACCGCATCGGTCAGCAGAACGAGGTGAGGGTTCTGCGGCTCTGTACCGTCAACAGCGTCGAGGAGAAGATCCTGGCGGCCGCTAAATACAAGCTGAACGTGGACCAGAAGGTGATCCAGGCCGGCATGTTCGACCAGAAGTCGTCCAGTCACGAGCGCCGAGCGTTTCTGCAGGCCATTCTGGAGCACGAGGAGCAGGACGAG gggGACGAAATGCTCAAAAAGCAGGACAGGAACACTGGTCAA GAAGAGGACGAGGTGCCGGACGATGAGACCGTGAATCAGATGATCGCCAGGAGTGAAGACGAGTTTGACCAGTTCATG CGAATGGATCTGGATCGCCGCCGCGAGGAAGCACGCAATCCGAAGCGAAAGCCTCGTCTGATGGAGGAGGACGAGCTGCCCACGTGGATCATGAAAGACGACGCCGAGGTGGAAAGACTCACctgtgaggaagaggaggagaagatGTTCGGCCGCGGCTCGCGTCAGAGGAAGGAGGTGGATTACAGCGATtcactcacagagaaacagtgGCTGAAG GCGATCGAGGACGGGACCCTGGAGGAGATCGAGGAGGAGGTGCGGCATAAGAAAACCACTCGGAAGAGGAGGCGTGATCGGGATCCGGACGCCATCCCGTCCACTTCAGGTGCTCGTGGGGGACGAGAGAGAGACGACGACAGTAAAAGACAGAAGAAACGAGGTCGTCCCCCGTCTGAGAAGCTTTCGCCCAACCCTCCGTCGCTCAccaagaagatgaagaagatcgTGGACGCTGTGATTAAATATAAGGAGAA TAACGGCCGTCAGCTAAGTGAGGTGTTCATCCAGCTGCCGTCACGCAAGGAACTGCCCGAGTACTACGAGCTGATCCGCAAAcctgtggacttcaggaagatcAAG GAGCGCATCAGGAGCCATCGATACCGCAGCCTCAGCGACCTGGAGAGAGACGTGATGCTGCTGTGCCAGAACGCTCAGACCTTCAACCTGGAGGGATCACTG
- the LOC128015324 gene encoding transcription activator BRG1 isoform X2, producing MSTPEPSLGGTPCPGPSPGPGPSPGAVLGSGLSPGSSHSMMGPSPGPATSTGLSFPPQASVGYSQESLHQMHKPVEENLPEDARFSQMKVVPMRAGHSGMTRPGSPMDQHSQGYPSPLGSSEHVSSPVSASGPPSGPLLSTSGSSSASLDGVDGQTLSQQNRPGSQSVAPGSSGSSAPTPFNQSQLHQLRAQIMAYKMLARGQPLPEHLQMAVQGKRPMPGMPQGPSPAGGASAGFSRGHGLVGPNMPPPGPSGVPAGVQGQNHNGPPKPWPEGPLVNAATPSNAPQKLMPPQPTGRPSPAPPSVPPAASPVMPPQTQSPGHLAHPSQPTTMVPLHQKQNRITPVQKPCGLDPVEILQEREYRLEARITHRIQELENLPGSLAGDLRTKATIELKALRLLNFQRQLRQEVVVCMRRDTALETSLDSKGYKRNKRQSLREARITEKLEKQQKIEQERKRRQKHQEYLNSILQHAKDFKEYHRSITAKIQKLTKAVATYHANTEREQKKENERIEKERMRRLMAEDEEGYRKLIDQKKDKRLAYLLQQTDEYVANLTELVRAHKAVQALKEKKKKKRKKKKLENAEGQSGALGPDGEPLDETSQMSDLPVKVIHVDSGKILTGVDAPKAGQLDTWLEMNPGYEVAPRSDSEDSGSEEDEEEDEEAPQLMQSQTPAEEKKKIPDPDSEDVSEVDARHIIEHAKQDVDDEYGSAVFARGLQSYYAVAHAVTERVDKQSSLLINGQLKQYQIKGLEWLVSLYNNNLNGILADEMGLGKTIQTIALITYLMENKRLNGPYLIIVPLSTLSNWVYEFDKWAPSVVKVSYKGSPAARRAFVPQLRSGKFNVLITTYEYIIKDKHVLAKIRWKYMIVDEGHRMKNHHCKLTQVLNTHYLAPRRVLLTGTPLQNKLPELWALLNFLLPTIFKSCSTFEQWFNAPFAMTGEKVDLNEEETILIIRRLHKVLRPFLLRRLKKEVEAQLPEKVEYVIKCDMSALQRVLYRHMQAKGVLLTDGSEKDKKGKGGTKTLMNTIMQLRKICNHPYMFQQIEESFSEHLGFSGGIVQGPDLYRASGKFEVLDRILPKLRASNHKVLLFCQMTSLMTIMEDYFAYRSFKYLRLDGTTKAEDRGMLLKTFNDPASQYFIFLLSTRAGGLGLNLQSADTVIIFDSDWNPHQDLQAQDRAHRIGQQNEVRVLRLCTVNSVEEKILAAAKYKLNVDQKVIQAGMFDQKSSSHERRAFLQAILEHEEQDEEEDEVPDDETVNQMIARSEDEFDQFMRMDLDRRREEARNPKRKPRLMEEDELPTWIMKDDAEVERLTCEEEEEKMFGRGSRQRKEVDYSDSLTEKQWLKAIEDGTLEEIEEEVRHKKTTRKRRRDRDPDAIPSTSGARGGRERDDDSKRQKKRGRPPSEKLSPNPPSLTKKMKKIVDAVIKYKENNGRQLSEVFIQLPSRKELPEYYELIRKPVDFRKIKERIRSHRYRSLSDLERDVMLLCQNAQTFNLEGSLIYEDSIVLQSVFTSLRQKIEREEESDGEESEEDEEDEGSDSETRSMKVKIKLSRKDRSAERGRGRRRTARTRAKPVVSDDDTDEDQEEDRSNSVSEEEQG from the exons ATGTCCACCCCGGAGCCCTCGTTAGGAGGCACACCCTGTCCGGGGCCCTCGCCTGGTCCAGGTCCGTCTCCAGGGGCCGTGCTGGGGTCCGGACTGTCCCCTGGATCCTCACACAGCATGATGGGCCCCAGTCCTGGACCAGCCACTTCCACAGGACTCTCCTTTCCTCCGCAAGCGTCTGTGGGATACAGCCAGGAGAGTCTGCACCAGATGCACAAG CCAGTGGAGGAGAACCTTCCAGAAGACGCTCGCTTCAGTCAGATGAAGGTGGTTCCGATGAGGGCCGGTCACAGTGGGATGACCCGTCCAGGGAGCCCGATGGACCAGCACTCGCAAG GATACCCGTCTCCGCTGGGCTCTTCAGAGCACGTGTCCAGTCCTGTGTCCGCCAGCGGGCCTCCGTCAGGTCCTCTCCTGTCCACCTCTGGCTCCAGCTCTGCCTCGCTGGACGGTGTGGACGGCCAGACCCTCTCGCAGCAGAACCGTCCGGGAAGCCAAAGTGTGGCCCCGGGCTCCAGCGGCTCCTCCGCTCCGACACCCTTCAACCAGAGCCAGCTGCACCAGCTGCGAGCGCAGATCATGGCCTATAAGATGCTGGCGCGCGGGCAGCCGCTCCCAGAACACCTGCAGATGGCGGTGCAGGGCAAGCGTCCCATGCCAGGGATGCCCCAGGGTCCGTCTCCAGCCGGAGGAGCGAGCGCCGGCTTCAGCCGAGGACATG GGTTAGTGGGACCCAACATGCCTCCTCCTGGACCTTCTGGAGTCCCAGCTGGTGTTCAGGGCCAGAACCACAACGGGCCCCCGAAACCATGGCCTGAAG GTCCTCTGGTCAATGCAGCGACTCCCTCGAACGCTCCTCAGAAGCTGATGCCGCCGCAGCCCACTGGACGTCCCTCTCCCGCGCCACCGTCTGTGCCGCCCGCTGCGTCTCCGGTCATGCCACCACAGACCCAGTCTCCAGGACACCTGGCCCATCCGTCTCAACCCACCACCATGGTGCCGCTGCACCAGAAGCAGAACCGCATCACACCGGTTCAGAAGCCCTGCGGTCTGGATCCGGTGGAGATCCTGCAGGAGAGAGAGTACCG ACTGGAAGCTCGTATCACTCACCGTATTCAGGAGCTGGAGAATCTTCCAGGGTCTCTGGCTGGAGATCTGCGCACCAAAGCCACGATTGAGCTCAAAGCACTCCGACTGCTCAACTTCCAGAGACAG CTGCGTCAGGAGGTGGTGGTTTGCATGAGACGCGACACGGCCTTAGAAACCTCCCTGGACTCAAAGGGCTACAAGCGCAACAAGAGACAGTCCTTACGTGAGGCGCGAATCACAGAGAAACTAGAGAAACAGCAGAAGATCGAACAGGAACGCAAACGCAGGCAGAAACACCAG GAATATCTCAACAGCATCCTGCAGCACGCCAAAGACTTCAAGGAGTACCATCGGTCCATCACCGCAAAGATACAGAAACTGACCAAAGCTGTGGCCACATACCACGCCAACACTGAGCGCGAGCAGAAGAAAGAGAACGAGCGCATCGAGAAAGAGCGAATGAGACGCCtgatg gCTGAGGATGAGGAGGGTTACAGGAAGCTGATTGACCAGAAGAAGGACAAGCGTCTGGCGTATCTGCTGCAGCAGACGGATGAGTACGTGGCTAATCTGACGGAGCTGGTCCGCGCTCATAAAGCTGTGCAGGccctgaaagagaagaagaagaagaagaggaagaagaagaagctggagAACGCAGAGGGCCAGTCGGGGGCCCTGGGACCCGATGGAGAG CCTCTGGATGAGACGAGTCAGATGAGTGATCTTCCAGTGAAGGTGATCCACGTGGACAGTGGGAAGATTCTGACTGGAGTGGACGCTCCTAAAGCTGGACAGCTGGACACGTGGCTGGAGATGAACCCTGG ttACGAGGTCGCTCCGCGGTCAGACAGCGAGGATTCTGGGTCGGAGGAGGATGAG gaagaggatgaggaagcTCCTCAGCTGATGCAGTCACAAACTCCTgcagaagagaagaagaagattcCTGACCCGGACAGTGAGGACGTCTCTGAAGTGGACGCCCGTCACATTATAGA GCATGCTAAACAGGATGTGGATGATGAGTACGGCAGCGCAGTGTTTGCTCGTGGGTTACAGTCTTATTACGCCGTGGCTCATGCGGTCACTGAGCGGGTGGACAAACAGTCGTCTTTGCTAATCAACGGTCAACTCAAGCAATACCAG ATCAAGGGTCTGGAGTGGCTGGTGTCTCTCTATAACAACAATCTGAACGGGATCCTGGCGGATGAGATGGGTTTGGGCAAAACCATCCAAACCATCGCGCTCATCACGTACCTGATGGAGAACAAGCGTCTGAACGGACCCTACCTCATCATCGTGCCGCTCTC GACTCTGTCCAACTGGGTCTATGAGTTTGATAAGTGGGCGCCGTCTGTCGTCAAAGTCTCCTACAAG GGATCTCCTGCTGCTAGAAGAGCCTTCGTCCCACAGCTGCGCAGCGGCAAGTTCAACGTGCTGATCACCACGTACGAATACATCATCAAAGACAAGCATGTGCTGGCCAAG ATTCGCTGGAAGTACATGATCGTGGACGAAGGCCATCGCATGAAGAACCATCACTGTAAGCTGACGCAGGTGCTGAACACACATTACCTGGCGCCGCGGCGCGTGCTGCTGACCGGGACACCGCTGCAGAACAAGCTGCCCGAGCTCTGGGCGCTGCTCAACTTCCTGCTGCCCACCATCTTCAAGAGCTGCAGCACGTTTGAGCAGTGGTTCAACGCACCCTTCGCCATGACCGGAGAGAAG GTGGATCTGAATGAGGAGGAGACCATCCTGATCATCCGTCGTCTGCACAAGGTGCTCCGCCCCTTCCTGTTACGCCGGCTGAAGAAGGAAGTGGAAGCGCAGCTGCCTGAGAAG GTGGAGTACGTGATCAAGTGTGACATGTCTGCGCTGCAGAGGGTCCTGTACAGACACATGCAGGCCAAAGGAGTGCTGCTGACCGACGGCTCCGAGAAGGAcaagaag ggtaaAGGCGGCACTAAGACTCTGATGAACACCATCATGCAGCTGAGGAAGATCTGTAATCATCCGTACATGTTCCAGCAGATCGAG GAGTCGTTTTCTGAGCATCTGGGTTTCTCAGGAGGAATCGTTCAGGG GCCTGATTTATACCGCGCCTCGGGGAAGTTTGAGGTGCTGGATCGTATTTTGCCTAAATTACGAGCGTCCAATCACAAAGTACTGCTCTTCTGCCAAATGACGTCTCTGATGACCATAATGGAGGATTATTTCGcttaccgcagctttaaataccTGCGTCTGGACG gcACCACTAAAGCAGAGGATCGTGGGATGTTGCTGAAGACCTTCAATGATCCGGCCTCTCAGTACTTTATATTCCTGCTGAGCACCAGAGCCGGAGGACTGGGCCTGAACCTGCAGAGCGCAGACACCGTCATCATATTTGACAGCGACTGGAACCCTCATCAG GACCTCCAGGCGCAGGATCGAGCGCACCGCATCGGTCAGCAGAACGAGGTGAGGGTTCTGCGGCTCTGTACCGTCAACAGCGTCGAGGAGAAGATCCTGGCGGCCGCTAAATACAAGCTGAACGTGGACCAGAAGGTGATCCAGGCCGGCATGTTCGACCAGAAGTCGTCCAGTCACGAGCGCCGAGCGTTTCTGCAGGCCATTCTGGAGCACGAGGAGCAGGACGAG GAAGAGGACGAGGTGCCGGACGATGAGACCGTGAATCAGATGATCGCCAGGAGTGAAGACGAGTTTGACCAGTTCATG CGAATGGATCTGGATCGCCGCCGCGAGGAAGCACGCAATCCGAAGCGAAAGCCTCGTCTGATGGAGGAGGACGAGCTGCCCACGTGGATCATGAAAGACGACGCCGAGGTGGAAAGACTCACctgtgaggaagaggaggagaagatGTTCGGCCGCGGCTCGCGTCAGAGGAAGGAGGTGGATTACAGCGATtcactcacagagaaacagtgGCTGAAG GCGATCGAGGACGGGACCCTGGAGGAGATCGAGGAGGAGGTGCGGCATAAGAAAACCACTCGGAAGAGGAGGCGTGATCGGGATCCGGACGCCATCCCGTCCACTTCAGGTGCTCGTGGGGGACGAGAGAGAGACGACGACAGTAAAAGACAGAAGAAACGAGGTCGTCCCCCGTCTGAGAAGCTTTCGCCCAACCCTCCGTCGCTCAccaagaagatgaagaagatcgTGGACGCTGTGATTAAATATAAGGAGAA TAACGGCCGTCAGCTAAGTGAGGTGTTCATCCAGCTGCCGTCACGCAAGGAACTGCCCGAGTACTACGAGCTGATCCGCAAAcctgtggacttcaggaagatcAAG GAGCGCATCAGGAGCCATCGATACCGCAGCCTCAGCGACCTGGAGAGAGACGTGATGCTGCTGTGCCAGAACGCTCAGACCTTCAACCTGGAGGGATCACTG